From Aedes albopictus strain Foshan chromosome 1, AalbF5, whole genome shotgun sequence, one genomic window encodes:
- the LOC134284957 gene encoding uncharacterized protein LOC134284957: MMEKLIDEARPIPPFRCEEIGKNQLAKEWKSWKSALEIYFEAYDITDQKKMRAKLLHFGGKQLQQVYESLPDVDKLPLISTKPNWYDVAVSKLDDFFEPGRQYILERCRLRKIRQEKNERFAHFVLRIRQQLADCGLEKYTVDVRKVLTEIFVLDVIVEGCASEELRRRILQKDVSLAEVEGMGAMLEGVEQQVSDLTSLNTKELVSDKVFRVEARKDLNRIPGPNRKFQGNREITCFNCGTRGHISSSKECKARNQTCRRCKKAGHFEAVCRTRFTSRSTTSGAKRVRLVEKSEQQLNSGPSSDTPAQLDSHQKPYYCFHFGNESNVLECIVGGVMLDLLVDSGSDVNLIHSAAWERLKQHGVIVEDMRKGCQEIIKGYGSKVPLNVLAQTNRRNTSNTFRFKS; the protein is encoded by the exons ATGATGGAAAAACTG ATTGACGAAGCCCGGCCGATTCCACCGTTCCGCTGTGAAGAGATTGGAAAAAATCAACTTGCGAAGGAATGGAAAAGTTGGAAGTCGGCTCTGGAAATCTATTTCGAAGCCTACGACATCACTGACCAGAAAAAAATGCGTGCGAAATTATTGCATTTCGGTGGCAAGCAGCTTCAACAAGTGTATGAAAGCTTACCTGACGTCGACAAGCTACCGTTGATCTCTACCAAACCAAACTGGTATGACGTAGCAGTTTCCAAGCTGGATGATTTTTTCGAGCCTGGGCGACAGTACATTCTGGAGCGATGTCGGTTGAGGAAAATTCGTCAGGAGAAGAACGAGAGATTTGCCCATTTTGTGCTCCGAATCAGGCAACAATTAGCGGATTGCGGACTGGAAAAGTACACTGTTGATGTACGTAAAGTACTGACAGAGATTTTCGTGCTGGATGTTATCGTAGAAGGTTGCGCTTCGGAGGAGCTGCGGCGCAGGATTCTGCAGAAAGATGTTTCATTGGCGGAAGTCGAAGGCATGGGGGCCATGTTGGAAGGCGTGGAACAACAAGTCAGCGATTTGACTTCGCTCAACACCAAAGAGTTAGTGTCAGACAAGGTGTTCCGGGTAGAGGCCCGAAAGGACCTAAATAGAATCCCTGGACCCAACCGCAAGTTCCAAGGTAACCGGGAAATCACCTGTTTCAACTGCGGTACAAGAGGGCACATATCGTCATCTAAGGAATGCAAGGCTCGAAATCAAACATGTCGGCGTTGTAAAAAAGCGGGCCATTTCGAGGCTGTATGCCGAACACGATTCACATCCAGATCAACAACTTCAGGAGCGAAAAGAGTGCGTTTGGTCGAGAAGAGTGAGCAGCAGCTTAACAGCGGACCCTCTTCGGACACACCGGCCCAGTTAGATTCGCATCAGAAGCCCTATTACTGTTTCCATTTTGGGAATGAATCGAATGTTCTTGAATGTATCGTCGGTGGAGTGATGCTCGATCTGTTGGTGGACTCTGGGTCCGATGTGAACTTGATCCACTCAGCAGCATGGGAAAGGCTAAAGCAGCATGGCGTCATCGTCGAGGATATGCGGAAGGGCTGCCAAGAGATCATAAAAGGCTACGGAAGCAAGGTTCCGTTGAATGttttggcacagacaaacagacgtaacacttcgaacacttttcgattcaaatcatag